In Nycticebus coucang isolate mNycCou1 chromosome 24, mNycCou1.pri, whole genome shotgun sequence, a single window of DNA contains:
- the EGR3 gene encoding early growth response protein 3 isoform X1 produces MTGKLAEKLPVTMSSLLNQLPDNLYPEEIPSALNLFSGSSDSVAHYNQMATENVMDIGLTNEKPNPELSYSGSFQPAPGNKTVTYLGKFAFDSPSNWCQDNIISLMSAGILGVPPASGALSTQTSTASMVQPPQGDVEAMYPALPPYSNCGDLYSEPVSFHDPQGNPGLAYSPQDYQSAKPALDSNLFPMIPDYNLYHHPNDMGSIPEHKPFQGMDPIRVNPPPITPLETIKAFKDKQIHPGFGSLPQPPLTLKPIRPRKYPNRPSKTPLHERPHACPAEGCDRRFSRSDELTRHLRIHTGHKPFQCRICMRSFSRSDHLTTHIRTHTGEKPFACEFCGRKFARSDERKRHAKIHLKQKEKKAEKGGAPSASSAPPVSLAPVVTTCA; encoded by the exons ATGACCGGCAAACTCGCCGAGAAGCTGCCGGTGACCATGAGCAGTTTGCTAAACCAACTGCCTGACAATCTGTACCCCGAGGAGATCCCCAGCGCGCTCAACCTCTTCTCCGGCAGCAGCGACTCGGTAGCCCATTACAATCAGATGGCTACAG AGAATGTGATGGACATCGGTTTGACCAACGAGAAGCCCAACCCAGAACTCTCTTACTCGGGCTCCTTCCAGCCAGCCCCCGGCAACAAGACCGTGACCTACTTGGGAAAGTTCGCCTTTGACTCCCCTTCCAACTGGTGCCAGGACAACATCATTAGCCTCATGAGCGCCGGCATCTTGGGGGTGCCCCCGGCCTCAGGGGCGCTCAGCACGCAGACGTCCACCGCTAGCATGGTGCAGCCGCCGCAAGGCGACGTGGAGGCCATGTATCCGGCGCTGCCCCCCTATTCCAACTGCGGTGATCTCTACTCGGAGCCAGTGTCTTTCCACGACCCCCAGGGCAATCCCGGGCTCGCCTATTCCCCCCAGGATTACCAATCGGCCAAGCCGGCCTTGGACAGCAATCTCTTCCCCATGATTCCTGACTACAACCTGTACCACCACCCCAACGACATGGGCTCCATTCCGGAGCACAAGCCCTTCCAGGGCATGGACCCCATCCGGGTCAACCCGCCCCCCATTACTCCTCTGGAGACCATCAAGGCATTCAAAGACAAGCAGATCCACCCGGGCTTCGGCAGCCTGCCCCAGCCGCCGCTCACGCTCAAGCCCATCCGGCCCCGCAAGTACCCCAACCGGCCTAGCAAGACCCCGCTCCACGAACGGCCCCACGCGTGCCCAGCAGAGGGATGCGACCGCCGTTTCAGCCGCTCGGACGAGCTGACCCGGCATCTGCGCATCCACACGGGCCATAAGCCCTTCCAGTGCCGGATCTGCATGCGGAGCTTCAGCCGCAGCGACCACCTCACCACTCACATCCGCACACATACGGGCGAGAAGCCCTTTGCCTGCGAGTTCTGCGGGCGCAAGTTTGCGCGCAGCGACGAGCGCAAGCGCCACGCCAAGATCCACCTCAAGCAAAAGGAGAAGAAGGCGGAGAAGGGGGGTGCGCCCTCGGCATCTTCAGCTCCCCCAGTGTCTCTGGCCCCCGTGGTCACCACCTGCGCCTGA
- the EGR3 gene encoding early growth response protein 3 isoform X2: protein MEPCAAWSPRGGRENVMDIGLTNEKPNPELSYSGSFQPAPGNKTVTYLGKFAFDSPSNWCQDNIISLMSAGILGVPPASGALSTQTSTASMVQPPQGDVEAMYPALPPYSNCGDLYSEPVSFHDPQGNPGLAYSPQDYQSAKPALDSNLFPMIPDYNLYHHPNDMGSIPEHKPFQGMDPIRVNPPPITPLETIKAFKDKQIHPGFGSLPQPPLTLKPIRPRKYPNRPSKTPLHERPHACPAEGCDRRFSRSDELTRHLRIHTGHKPFQCRICMRSFSRSDHLTTHIRTHTGEKPFACEFCGRKFARSDERKRHAKIHLKQKEKKAEKGGAPSASSAPPVSLAPVVTTCA, encoded by the exons ATGGAGCCATGTGCGGCGTGGAGTCCCCGCGGTGGGAGAG AGAATGTGATGGACATCGGTTTGACCAACGAGAAGCCCAACCCAGAACTCTCTTACTCGGGCTCCTTCCAGCCAGCCCCCGGCAACAAGACCGTGACCTACTTGGGAAAGTTCGCCTTTGACTCCCCTTCCAACTGGTGCCAGGACAACATCATTAGCCTCATGAGCGCCGGCATCTTGGGGGTGCCCCCGGCCTCAGGGGCGCTCAGCACGCAGACGTCCACCGCTAGCATGGTGCAGCCGCCGCAAGGCGACGTGGAGGCCATGTATCCGGCGCTGCCCCCCTATTCCAACTGCGGTGATCTCTACTCGGAGCCAGTGTCTTTCCACGACCCCCAGGGCAATCCCGGGCTCGCCTATTCCCCCCAGGATTACCAATCGGCCAAGCCGGCCTTGGACAGCAATCTCTTCCCCATGATTCCTGACTACAACCTGTACCACCACCCCAACGACATGGGCTCCATTCCGGAGCACAAGCCCTTCCAGGGCATGGACCCCATCCGGGTCAACCCGCCCCCCATTACTCCTCTGGAGACCATCAAGGCATTCAAAGACAAGCAGATCCACCCGGGCTTCGGCAGCCTGCCCCAGCCGCCGCTCACGCTCAAGCCCATCCGGCCCCGCAAGTACCCCAACCGGCCTAGCAAGACCCCGCTCCACGAACGGCCCCACGCGTGCCCAGCAGAGGGATGCGACCGCCGTTTCAGCCGCTCGGACGAGCTGACCCGGCATCTGCGCATCCACACGGGCCATAAGCCCTTCCAGTGCCGGATCTGCATGCGGAGCTTCAGCCGCAGCGACCACCTCACCACTCACATCCGCACACATACGGGCGAGAAGCCCTTTGCCTGCGAGTTCTGCGGGCGCAAGTTTGCGCGCAGCGACGAGCGCAAGCGCCACGCCAAGATCCACCTCAAGCAAAAGGAGAAGAAGGCGGAGAAGGGGGGTGCGCCCTCGGCATCTTCAGCTCCCCCAGTGTCTCTGGCCCCCGTGGTCACCACCTGCGCCTGA